The sequence ctgggggagtcTGGCGGGAATGACCCCCCCCCAGATGTGAGGCTGAGGCCACTGACCTGCTCCACTTGCTGCTCGTAGATCTGTGCCGTGCTGGCCGCCGTGACGGAGGTAATCCGCTCGCAGGGGGGCAAGGAGACCGAGACAGAGTACTTTGCAGTGCTGGTGAGTGAGGGTTGTGGGGAGCTGCTGTTGGCAGCATGggtgagcacccatgggtgggttGGTGGAGGAAGGTGCTGGTGCTCGTAGCCGAGGCCCTGGGTGTCCTTCTTCAGCAGAGATGCTGTTGGGCTGCTCCTGGTTTTTCTGCCCCTCTCCCCAGTGGTTGGGGAAGGCCTGGCCTGGTGTGAGCCACTTGCTCAcccttcctctgttcccagaTGACCACGCTGGAGGCAGTGGAGTCCCCTGAGTCACTGGCTGCTGTTGCCTACCTGCTTAACCTTGTCCTGAAGCGGTGAGTGGCTGGCAGAGGAATGGGGAGAGCTACCTGGCCCCATCATGGAAGAGGGGATGGcgctgtcccccctccccaggctggtGAAAGGACCCCAGGCTGGGGATGCAGTTCCCTGTGTGACTGCCaccagctgcctgctcctcaccccactgACACACCCCTTTCTCTCTCATCAGGGTTCCAAGCCCTGTCCTTATGAAAAAGTTCTCAGATGCCTCAAAAGCTTTCATGGGTATCGTGTCCTCGCAGGCCTGCAGCAGCTCCACCTCTGCCCTGCGATGGGTGAGTAGCCAAGAGTCAGCCAGACTTGCCAGCTCTGGCCAGGAGTCTGCTGAGGGCTAAGGTTGAGGCTGCTGCTCTAGGGTAGTACTGGGGGGTCTCTGTAGGGTGATGCTAACACCCTGCTGCTCCCTTGTCATAGGTCCTCTCTTGCCTTGCCACGCTGCTGCGAAAGCAGGATTTGGCAGCCTGGAGCTATCCCGTCACCCTCCAGGTCTATCATGGCTTGCTGAGCTTCTGTGTTCATACCAAGCCCAAGGTGAGCTCCTGGTGCCCCTTGTGAGGGATGATGCTGCCTTTGGGGCTCGTTTCTGGGACTGGCTGTGCCCCTGAGGTCTGTGGCTTCTATTCATCTGGGCTCTTCTTCCTCCAGGTGCGGAAAGCAGCACAGTATGGCGTGTGCTCTGTCCTGAGGGGCAGTGAGTTCATGTTTGGAGACGCAGCCCCTGAGCatcaccctgcagcaccctccaCTGCCAAGTTCTGTGTGCAGGAGATCGAAAAAGCTGGAGGTGTggggtgctggagcagggggtcTCCAGCTGATTGTGGGGGGCCCTATGGCTGAGGGAGAATAAGTACTTGAAGGGAATTGGGGAGGGTATGAGACACCTCTGGGGCGTCCTCAGCCATCTGtctgttgctctgctctttccagtagTTGGGGGGGTGTTCACGCTGGCTCCATGGATCAGCCCCGATGCTGTCACAGGGGCTTTGCCATGGGCAGGGCTTTGCCACGTGGTACCACAGGCTCAGATATTGCTCTCCTGCAGGCACCAAGGAGGCGACCACCACCCTGCATGTCCTCGCCCTGTTGCGGGACCTGCTGCCCTGTTTCCCAGCGGCCGTGGTGAAGACCTGCTGTGAGACCTTGCTCCGAGTCATGACCCTCAGCCATGTGGTGAGTGTCCCCACACTGGGGATGGCAAGGGCAGCCCCTTTCCCCCTCAGCTGTACCCTGGAAGGGCTTGAACGcccttggctgctggctgggagcCTGTAAATGCGGGATGCAAATGTGGAGGAGCCCGGGGCAGCTGGTACTTGCTGGCCTGCCTGCTGTGCAAGAGCAAGGCTGAAGATGGGCCACAGTTGCAGCAGTGCTGGGCTTCCCGGGGCAGAGCCTGCTTTGGGGTAGGGGGACCATGGGTGCAAAGCAGAGCCACCCCTGCTGACACTTTGTCCTCTGCAGCTGGTGACAGCGTGTGCCATGCAAGCTTTCCACAGCCTCTTCAGCGCCCAGGCCAGCATGGCCTGCCTGCCAGCTGAACTCAACGCCCAGATCATCACCGTGAGTGTGGGGTGCCAGTGTGGGGAGGGCTGGCAGTGCCACAACACTCACCCCCCGTCTGCTTCCCCAGGCCCTCTACGACTATGTGCCCAGCACGAGTGACCTGCAGCCGCTGATGACCTGGCTGTCCACCATGGAGCGAGCGCACATCAACCTGggcaggtgcaggcaggggccacagctgggcaggggcagaagTGGGTGCTTGGTCTCTCACCCGCCTGGTCTCACTCCTCCAGGCTTCAGAAGGACCTGTGCTGGGCTCACCTGCCCCGGCTCTTCTCTGCCACCATGAACTGCTTCCTCTCTCCACACTCCcaggtggtggtggcggcggcaCAGACCCTGGAGGTACTACACACGGGTGCTTGGCTGCCCAGGGCCTCGTGGGGTGCTCTGCCCAGGGGTTTAGGGCTTGCTGGGGAATGGTGTGCCCCTCTGGGCCTGCCAGGCTGGGGGATCCGTGGTCCACTGCTGTCCCattttcccctctttgctcttGCAGACCCTCCTGAGCGAGTGCATTGCTCCCCACATGGAGGACCTGGGCACCATCTCTGcatctgccccagcccctgctgcctaCCTGTGCAAGATGTTCAGGTGAGGAGTGGTACTGTGGGAGAGGCTGTCCCACAGCCTCTAAGCCTGGCAGCCCTTTAAGCAACCTCTGTCCAGTCCCCAGTGTGGACGGGCAGGCCTGGTGGGCACCCTGATCGCTGCTGGGTTAGCCCCCCACCAGCGTGACtgttctctctccttcccaggtCAGTGGAGGAAGGCCTGACATACCGTTTCCACGCAGCATGGGATGAGGTGCTGCGGGTGCTGGAGATCTTCTTTGAGACATGTGGGAAGCAGTGCCACCCCATCATGAGGAAGGTGAGCCAGGCTGGGAGGGCACAGACTCATTCGTGGAGGTGGGTGGAGTGGCTGCActgctgcctgggctgcattGTCCTCTCCAGCTGTGGAGCAGGGACGTCCTGGTGCCCGCTGTCCTGCCCGTGTGTGGGCAGGGtgtgtgcagctctggggctCAGCGCAGAGACATGCAGGGCAGCTGGCATCCCTGGGCAGGCATAGTGAGTGACACATGCCAGGCCTGCCTCCGTGGCTCCTCTGTGACCGTCCTGCCCTGTCCTTGCAGTGTCTCCAGTCCCTATGTGACCTGCGTCTCTCCCCACACTTCCCCTACACCACTGAAGTGGACCAGGCGGTGGGGGCTGCCTTGAGCACCATGGGCCCCGAGGTGCTGCTGGAAGCCGTGCCCCTGGAGATCGACGGCAAGGAGTGAGTGCAGCCACAGGGTAGCAATTCTGCAGCTGTTTGTTACATTCCTGTTCAGTTCCCATGCAGTGCTGGAGGTGTTTGGCTCTGCTGAGCCCACGTGTGCCCAGCTTTAGGGCTGGGTGGAGGTGCCCTGTGCCCAGAAGCTCCTGCTGGCACTGCCCCACACTTCCCTGACCTGTGCCTTCCCTCCCAGGGAGACGCTGGATTTCCCCCGCAGCTGGCTCCTGCCAGTGCTGCGGGACTATGTGCAGGGCGCGCGGCTTGGCTTCTTCACCAGCTACTTCTTGCCCTTGGCGGCCACCCTGAAAAGCAGAGGTGAGGAGGGTGGCACAGTGGGGGGCCCAGCAGGTCTGGTCCTGCACTCCCCAGAGCCCCAGGGTGCTCTGTGGgacctcccttccctcccctgggGTGGAGCGGGGCTTTGCcacctctgctgctctgctcatctctcccttctcttctgcagCGCTGGAGTTTACCCAGGCTGGGAAGAGTGTGGAGGCCAAGATCTACGACACGCTGCAGTGGCAGGTAACGAGGAGTGCCCGGGAGCCCTGCCGTGGCATACCTGTGGTGCCAGGCCTGGGAGCGGTGACTTGGATGAAGGGTGCTGTCTTCCCAATTCTTCTTTTGCCTTTCAGGTCTGGACCCTGCTGCCCGGCTTCTGCACCCACCCCACGGACGTGCTGGAAGCCTTCAAGGGGTTGGCCCGCACCCTGGGCATGGCCATCAGTGAGCGCCCAGACCTCCGGCCTACCGTGTGCCAGGCCTTGCGCACCCTCATCCACAAAGGCTGCGAgacaggttggggggggggtacaGACCCTCGTGGTGGTCCCTGTCCTCAGTGGTGACCTGGAGAGGGGAGGTGCTGATCCATACCCCACTGTTGTTCTCTCCCTAGATGCTGAGCGAGCAGAAGTGGGTCGCTTTGCCAAAAATTTCCTGCCTATCCTCTTCAACGTGTACAGCCAGCCTGAGGAGGACGGAGGCAACAGTGCTCAGCGCCGCTCTGTGTTGGATACTGTCCGTGCTTACCTGACCATCACCGACCCCCAGGTGAGGGGGGcagtgggacaggctgtgctgcCTTGGGCCAGCATCTCCCAGCATCACGCAGTCTGCTGGGGCTGTGGTGGGTGCCTGACTGGAGGGGACAGGAAGAAAGAAGCTGAGCAGAGAGTACCCCTTTGTGCCCCCATGGGTAGGGAGCCCTTTCTAGCTGGTGGTCTGGGATTTCCCATTCTTGGAGCCACATCTGGCGCATCATGCACAAGCCCTTTGTGAATTTGTCCAGCTCTTTTTGGACCTTTTGATGCTTTTGGTCTCCACAAAGTCCCATGGCAGGGCATTTGCCAGGTGGATTGCAAACTCTTGTAAAAGTCAGTTCTGATCGTGCTCTGTGTGCCTGCTCTGCAGATGGTGTGTGGGTTCCTGCAGAAAGCCAGCATGAAGCTGACCAGTCCTGAGAGCTCCGAGTTTGCCAGGTAACACCCAGAGACTggtgctgctgttttcctcctgATGGGCAGCACTAGGGCACTTGTACTGTCCCATATGGGATGTGCTACTCTCATGCATCTGATGAGACTTGCAGCTGAGTCCCAGCTTGGTCAGGCAGTGTTAGTGATGCTGTAGCTGCCCACCCACACGTCTTTCTCTGCTGCAGACTCTCCATcctggacctggtggtggcaATGGCACCTTATGCTGATGAGCAGTCTCTGGGCTCCCTGTACCGCACCATCCAGCCTTCCCTCCAAGTGAGTCAGCCCCCAGTCCTGACAAGTGCAGGGGGTGCAGTGGGGCACCTTCTGCTTGCTGCCAGCTTGGACCCACACTCTGGGGGGCTGAGCAGCTGCTCTAGGGGACAGATCCCTGTTGGGTGGCATGGGATGCTGCAGAGTCCCTTCAGACACCATGGTAAGGGGCTTCTTTGACAGCAGTGGCATGTTGGCTGTCCCTGCAGAGCAAGGAGCACAGTATGCAGAAGAAGGCGTACCGCGTGCTGGAGGAGGTGTGTGCTGCCCCCCATGCCCCCTGCCAGGCCTTCGTCCACTCCCACCTGCAGGAtctgcaggcagtgctgctggacTCGCTGAAGAGTGCGGCGTCCCCAGCAAAGAGGGTGAGAGCAAGGGCTGCGGTGGCTGagctcagctgctgctgggaggggaggggatggggtgggtggCAGAGGCAGCCAGGTGTGCATCCCTGGGTGTACCAGTGCTGTGCTGTTTCTTTCCCCAGCCCCGGCTGAAGTGCCTGTTACACATCGTGAAGCAGCTCTCCGCAGAGCATGAGCCCTTTGTCACCGCCCTGGTCCCAGAGGTGAGCATGGGTCCTTGGGGGGACCCGGCTGGTTCTGGCTGCAGGGGTGGAGGCAGGGCTGTGACTTCTCTGTGTGCCTCCAGGTCATCCTGTGCACCAAGGAGGTTTCAGTGGGGGCCCGCAAGAACGCCTTCATGCTGCTTGTGGAGATGGGGCATGCCTTCATCCGCTTCGGGCCCACCCCCCAAGGTGAGCTCCATGGCCGCTCTTGCCATGGGGGGATCAGACCCATGCCCAGCCCTCTGCTGAAATGGGccagggatgctgctgggcaTGGGGGTGAGCAGTGCTCTGAGTCGTCCCCCTCTTTCAGAGGCCCTGCAGCGGTTCCTGCTTCTGGTCTACGCGGGACTCACAGGCTCAGTCACCATGATCAGCTGCACGGTGCTGGCGCTGACCCGCCTGTTCTTCGAGTTTAAAGGTGAGTGGGGAACAGGGGCATCACAGGGGGATGAGGCAGCACTCTCTGGTGAAGGGTGCCAGGAGGAGGCTGGCCATGGCTGAGCCCTGCTGTGGTTGCAGATCACCTGGAGCTGAGCGTGGTGGAGCAGCTCCTGCAGAACatctgcctgctgctggcctccCGCACGCGTGATGTGGTGAAGGCAGCCCTGGGCTTCCTCAAGGTCACGCTACTGCTTGTGGACACCAAACTGCTGGCTAAGCACGTCCAGACAATGGTGAGAGACGATGATGAGATGCCACACAGGGTGCCCTGAGGAGGGTGGCGAGGCAGAGTTAGGGCTGCcttgggcaggcaggggcagctcTAGCTGCACCCTGCTTCTGCCTGGGAGCCAGGGGCACATCCTTGATCTCGATGCCTGAGAAGGCAGTGAAGAGGTCCCTCTCCTGAATGCTGGCATAGACCTGCTAGGGAGCCTGCATCAACCAGTCCTGCAAAGCAGAGAGGCCTGGGGTGGGTGTGGGGAGATGGCAGCAGGGTGAGCAAGGTGGCCATGCAAGGGAAGGGTGGGAGGCTGGGTTCCCAGGACAGGGGTGCTTTGGTCTCGAGGGTATCTGtcctggcagctggaggccgTGGGGAACCTCTCGGACGACATGAGACGCCACTTCCGTATGAAGCTGCGAAACCTCTTCATCAAGTTCATCCGCAAGTTCGGGTGAGCCAGGGGCTCCTGGGTCACgctggagctgtgctggggcagcaAGGGAGCTCACTGGGAAGCAGTGTGGAAGGGGGTGGGCACTGACCACTCTCTGTGTGCTCCTCAGCTTcgagctggtgaagggcctgctGCCAGCTGAGTACCACAAGGTGCTGGTGAACATCCGCAAGGCAGAAGCCCGGAGCCGCAAGCAGCGTGCCCTGAGGCAGGCAGCTGCGGATACTGATGAAGAGGAGGTACCACCAGTACAGCCCAGAGGAGACAGGTGAAGATGGGCCAGGGGGGTGAAGAAGGAGCAGCTCTGTTGGATCTGCTCAGCTGGTGCCTCTAGAGATGCCGGGCCATCTCCTGGGCCACTGCGTGCTGTGAGGCGCCCTGGGACTTGTTCTCTTTCCATCATCTTCTCTGATTTTTGCTCAGCATGGAGGAGATCCTGGCTGACtcagaggatgaggaggaggaagaggaggaacggCAGCGGAGTAAGGAGTGGAGGAAGCAAGCACGGCAGAAGGGCCAGGCCTGGCtgaaagaaggggaagaggatgAACCCCTCAACTTCCTGGATCCCAACGTGTCCCAGCGGGTTCTGGGTGAGGAGCGGAGCTTCAGATGTGGCTGGGGTGGGATGGATGGGGCGGGAGCTGATGTGATGCACAGGGATCCTGGGGGTACAACTGCCCCCGGGAGTGGGTCCTTCCCCAGACCCTGACCCATCTTTCTGTGAGCAGCCACCAAGCCAGGCCCCAAGCGGTCCAGAGGAGTGAGCCACGACTTCCAGATGTCTGAGGACGGGCGCCTGATCATccatgaagaggaggaggagatggacaATGATGAAGCCAAAGGTATTGCCTGGGCTGGCGGGGGCACCACGCTACACTTGCTCTGGTACTCCGAATGGTTTTCTTCCTGCCACCCACATGTGGGAGCTTGGGGAGGGTTGTGGCTGGAAGCAGCAGGCATTGGTGTGGCCTTGCGTCACGCCCGGTGGCTCTCTTCTGGGCCACTGCTACCCAGGGGAGACAGCTCCTTCCATCACCAGGAGGATGCTGGAGGGGATACAGCCACCAGTGCTGGTTTGGGGCACCCTGCTCCTGTGTCTGCTCCATGGGCTGTCAGTACTGGGGCTCTCCTGTGCCTGCAGCCTGCACTGACCCCCTTGTCCCCTGTACCCTAGGAGCAGATGAGGAGATGGCAGATGTGCTACAGGATGTGGGTCTCCGCAGTGTGAGTACAGGGCTCGTGGTCCTGAGGAGATGCTGGGAGAACTTGGCTGTGCCAGCTGCTGGGAGGGGTGTGGGAGGCTGGCTGGGGTCAGGGACATGCACAGGCAGTCTAGAAGGTCTCTGGGCCCCCATGGGAGGAAGCAGGAGGTTGGGGTCCATGGGAGGGCAGAACCGTAAGGACAAGCCAGCAGCAGGGTCACCACTGCCttcctctgcagaagaaaagccAAAAGCAACGTTTCAGAAAAGAGCCAGACGATGAGGAATCCGAGGCTGGTACCTACCCTCAGTACAGAGGTAAGTCTTCCGACGGTGCCCAGTCTGGGGCTCCCTAGGGGGCCAGAACCATGTACCCATCTTGCTGGGCTGCTCCAGGGCACCTGGAGTAGAGATATTTGCTTATAGGAAATGGTCACCCTCCTCTGCAGTCCTCACACCGAAGAGCTGAAGGCAAAACCAGGAACGGTTACCCCACCCTGGAACTGGTAAGGGGAAGCCCTGGGACCCACTTCCAACAAATGTTTCCTGTTTTCCAGCTGGAGGCTCTGGGATCCACCGGCAGCTGGACAAGGAGCCAGCCTTTGGTGCCGAGTACAGATCCAAGGTGAAGAACCCAGGGGGTCACAGGGTTTGGGTGGGAGGATgcctggggctctgctggggaaggAAGAACCATTTGTTTTCCAGGGGTCTGATCCTGTAGCAGCAAGGCTGGAGGGGATCTCTGCTCCAAGAGGAGCTGCCATTCAGTACCTGTGAATGTTTCCAGCCCATCTTAGAGTCCAGGTCCTGCCCTTGCCATGGCCAGTTCCTGCTCACTGCTCCGAGCAGGTGTCTGTAGCATCATCTGTGTGGCAAATCAGCTCCTAGGGCCATGTGCTCAGCTGGCATCCTGCTGCTGCATAGTCTTTGGGATGGCTGGGTGGCAGGGTTGCACCAAAATGGGACACATGCATCTCCTCTGGTGCTGCATATTCTCCCATGTCACTGTCTCCCACAGAAGGGTAAAGGCGACGTGAAGAAGAAGGGCCAGCTCGATCCCTATGCCTACATCCCCCTGAACAGAGCTAGACTCAACAGAAGGTGAGGCTAACCAGGAGGGGCAGAGAATGAGAAATGAGGCCAAAACTCGGGTTTGGTACTGCTTTTTGTCATTATGGGGTTTTTTGCGGGTGTGGGAGCTCCTTGCCAGATTGTGCTGCTCCTTGCCGAGTTTGGAGCATCCCTGTGCATTAGGTGTGCCCAGTGCCTGCACTGACGCAgccttctgctccttcctccccacagGAAGCGGGCGAAAATGCAGGGCCAGTTCAAGGGCCTGATGAAGGGAGCCCAGCGTGGGGCCAAGGCCGGCCGCAGGAACCGTCTGAAGGCCCAGCGCCCCTGAGGAGCCTCAGGTTCTTAGTCTGCATCTGCTCAAGGATGGACAATACCCTGTGGCCTCTGGTCACCAGGGGATGGGGTCTTCGTGAGCAGAGTGGAGTGGCAGGGACTCCTTTGCAGAAGGTGTTCTGACGGGGTGACTTCCTAGGGAGTTATGGACTCATGACCCAAGCCCTGCCCTCCTGTGCCTGAAGGAAATTGCTGGGTCGCCTGGTGCAGGGgcgttggggggtgtgtgtgcgtgtgtgagagagagcaagaaaTGTGTAATGAGTTCTCTATATTGATAAAAACCCACTCTTCCTACCCAACCCAgattcctcctctccttcccctaaGAGCTGCACACAATGCACCTcgtgctctgcctgctgccccgGTGCAGCGGGTTCTTCTGCCATTGCAGCACTGCACCCCATGGGGCTCATGCCTGCATCAGCCTGGGACCTGAAGCCAGAGCCCTCTCCCCAGCGTGGGGCTTGCCTGGGGGCTGCCAGGAGCAACGCTGCAGCACAGAGCAACTGCGTGGCAGTGCCCGTGTCCTGTGCCCTCCTGGCATGCATGCAGTAGGGCTGAGTCGTGGAGTTTGCTAAAGAAAGAAGCCAGAGATGGTGAAGTCCTTTGCTTACAACCAGCTTTCTTATACAGGATCCCCATTGGTAGGATCTTCTGTCCTAAACTGTGGGCTAGAGGATCTGTGCCATGGGGGAACTGTCTGTGTTGGGCTACCACTAGTTTCTGTCCTGCCTCAGCTTCTCCCATATCAGCCATGCCTGGTTGCATGGCAGATACAGTTTGTTGCAAATTTCTTCAAATTGGCTGGAAAACTGCTGCTGCAAACCCCCAtgcctttcccttttccttaCACACAAGAGTTGAGAGAAGCCCTTTGCTCTGACCACCTTCTGCCAACTAGACCTGACCAGTGCAAATAATCCTGGACCTTTTTAGTTGCCCAGCCATCCCAGGTTGGCCTGAGCATCTGTTTTTGCCCAGTTTCTGCCCTGAGCCCAAAAGATGGTGTTTGGCCAAGGCATGCTGAAAAGAATGGAGCTGAGGGTAGTGTGTGCTCACACTGCAAAGAACATGTATTTGTGAACACAGCTGGCTTTCCCCTCCTCTTCTGTattaaaaagtctttatttttttgtcatttcctgCTGTGGTAGCTTACATGCTGGAATTGCAATGCTTCTCAAGTCTTCTCATAAGCTAAAAGGATTGTGCTTGTTCAGCCTCTTACTGCAGGCTTCTTTCTGGAGGCTGCAAATCCAGTTTTGTGGTTCTCTtatgtgctttttgttttctttccaagatCCTTTCTTGGATCCCTGGGTGTGGAGGAGGAGCTCTTTTACTGGTATTGGTCCTGCCTTGCCAGGAGCACTGTCCCTTTCCTGCTTCCCACCCAGGGCTTTCACTTGGACTCCTGAGCCCCAGGGCCAGGTTGTGGTGCTGCTGCTCTAACCCTGCCAGAAGGGAGCCCACAGTCTGGCTCACAGGACATGTTTTTCCAGCAGCACCTCCTCTTCAGTCAGCAGGAGCTACATCCATCTTCCTCCACTTCCTGCAGCCTTGGCCTGATGCCCTCCCTTCCCTGAGAGCAGGACAGGGGGAGACTGGCAGCAGTCACCTTCTGAGCCCCGAACACCCCTAACATGTCTTCAGGCCCACCATAGCTATCTGTCTTCCTGCTTTCTCTTCTCCACTTGGAGACAGGAAGGCTGTAGCTAATTCATTTAAAAGCTCCAGATTACTCTGTATTGTTCTTCATTTGCATGTTGTTGCTTAAATTAGTGCATGCCTGTGTGGAACAGAAGAGTTTCATTAGCACAAAGGATGGTGTTTGCCTGAGCTGGTGTCCAGAGAACAGATTCTTCTGCAACAACATCCTGTTAATCAGCTAATTAATCATGTAACGCAATAGAAACCCTTGGAGAGGAGACGTCATTCTGCCTGGGGAGGCTGACACTGAGTCAAgcctgctccccaccagcagctGCCTCTGACAGGGAGCAGAACTACTTCTTGGGGGCCCACAGGAGCCTGAGCATGGCTCTCTGCTATGAGGCAGGGTGAGGGGTGATGTGGGGTCCTGCCTCCTGCAGATACAGCCACAGATATTCTGCAGTTACCCACAGCAAAGTACAAGACAGGGACCTGGAGCGATGCTTGGCTTTCATTTCTCAGGGGGGAGGTGGCTGGCGGCTGCTTCTTCACCCACCACACCATTAAACCATGCAACTCCTTTCCATAGGCTACAGCAGGCACCAACAGTGTACCTGTGTTCAGCTACACTTGTGCAGGAAATTGTCACAAAGGGCTCTTACTCTTGCAGATACCAGCTGCAAAACAGAAGGTCTCCAAGTTCAGGGCTGCAGGCGTACTAGACACACTTGAGGAGAGGCTGGCAGGACTAACGGCTGGCTGGGTGGCCCCTGGAGTGATGGGACGGTTGCAGATGCCTACCCTGAGCCTTATGGCTTAAAGTTgggtggagaaggaaaacagaagcagcagctacCCACCTGTGCTCACTGTGGCATGCTGCTGAGAGGGACAGACATGCATGCCCCATGGCGCTGTGCCCACACAGCATCCATCTGGACCATCACCTCCAAGCATGTTGCAGCACTTTTGGGGCTCCCCAGTTCAAAGTCAGGATTTGGCACACACCAAGGTGCAGAGATGGGAAAACCCTCTTGGGGCAGCAGTATATGAGGAATCTTCATGTTTATGCTAAAATGATTGGCAGTAAGATAATTAAGTGTGGAGGTTTAAAATGCTGAGGGACCACTCCAGCTTAAATctagtcaattaaaaaaatgtcagaTTGATTCCTAGTCCCCTCAGAGCTGATCTATGGTTTCACTTGTTTCTAAAAAGTTGTCTGTCTTTTCTTGGTTGCTACCTGAACAGTGTGCAAACCCAGGTGCAGTGAGTGCGCAGGGTCACAGGGACCCTGGCTGTAGGCAAGGCAGGTGCTCCTGCTGCCAAagggataaaaagaaaactgcttttcCAGTGTCTCTGTTCCTCTAATTTCTCCTTGATGGtgaacaaagacaaaaaatattcAAGCAGAGATGTAAATTGGGGTTTATGGTGTGATTCACGCTTCTTAGAGCACTTGGTGTGGTCTCTTCAGGCTCAGGCAGACCCTGCTGCATCAGTTGCAAGTAAGCCACGTTTTAAaagttttccttgaaataaaatggttgcaacatgtatttttctgctgaatACTAAGGCTTGGGATGTTACCTGGGCACAAGACTCTGCCAGACCCACAAGAATTTCCATGGCTCTAGACTGGTGCTGTGCA comes from Athene noctua chromosome 5, bAthNoc1.hap1.1, whole genome shotgun sequence and encodes:
- the RRP12 gene encoding RRP12-like protein isoform X4 is translated as MARSGRLRSGAAAKLKRWRKGHSSDCNPETRQHRLAARSRFCSRPAEKSNLTVDAVKLHNELQSGSLRLERTSDSAQLRMEEDDAVEPATERSSGTFLSGLSDCTNVTFSKVQRFWESNSAAHKEICAVLAAVTEVIRSQGGKETETEYFAVLVRKAAQYGVCSVLRGSEFMFGDAAPEHHPAAPSTAKFCVQEIEKAGGTKEATTTLHVLALLRDLLPCFPAAVVKTCCETLLRVMTLSHVLVTACAMQAFHSLFSAQASMACLPAELNAQIITALYDYVPSTSDLQPLMTWLSTMERAHINLGRLQKDLCWAHLPRLFSATMNCFLSPHSQVVVAAAQTLETLLSECIAPHMEDLGTISASAPAPAAYLCKMFRSVEEGLTYRFHAAWDEVLRVLEIFFETCGKQCHPIMRKCLQSLCDLRLSPHFPYTTEVDQAVGAALSTMGPEVLLEAVPLEIDGKEETLDFPRSWLLPVLRDYVQGARLGFFTSYFLPLAATLKSRALEFTQAGKSVEAKIYDTLQWQVWTLLPGFCTHPTDVLEAFKGLARTLGMAISERPDLRPTVCQALRTLIHKGCETDAERAEVGRFAKNFLPILFNVYSQPEEDGGNSAQRRSVLDTVRAYLTITDPQMVCGFLQKASMKLTSPESSEFARLSILDLVVAMAPYADEQSLGSLYRTIQPSLQSKEHSMQKKAYRVLEEVCAAPHAPCQAFVHSHLQDLQAVLLDSLKSAASPAKRPRLKCLLHIVKQLSAEHEPFVTALVPEVILCTKEVSVGARKNAFMLLVEMGHAFIRFGPTPQEALQRFLLLVYAGLTGSVTMISCTVLALTRLFFEFKGEWGTGLSVVEQLLQNICLLLASRTRDVVKAALGFLKVTLLLVDTKLLAKHVQTMLEAVGNLSDDMRRHFRMKLRNLFIKFIRKFGFELVKGLLPAEYHKVLVNIRKAEARSRKQRALRQAAADTDEEEVPPVQPRGDSMEEILADSEDEEEEEEERQRSKEWRKQARQKGQAWLKEGEEDEPLNFLDPNVSQRVLATKPGPKRSRGVSHDFQMSEDGRLIIHEEEEEMDNDEAKGADEEMADVLQDVGLRSKKSQKQRFRKEPDDEESEAGTYPQYRAGGSGIHRQLDKEPAFGAEYRSKKGKGDVKKKGQLDPYAYIPLNRARLNRRKRAKMQGQFKGLMKGAQRGAKAGRRNRLKAQRP
- the RRP12 gene encoding RRP12-like protein isoform X3 — its product is MARSGRLRSGAAAKLKRWRKGHSSDCNPETRQHRLAARSRFCSRPAEKSNLTVDAVKLHNELQSGSLRLERTSDSAQLRMEEDDAVEPATERSSGTFLSGLSDCTNVTFSKVQRFWESNSAAHKEICAVLAAVTEVIRSQGGKETETEYFAVLVLSCLATLLRKQDLAAWSYPVTLQVYHGLLSFCVHTKPKVRKAAQYGVCSVLRGSEFMFGDAAPEHHPAAPSTAKFCVQEIEKAGGTKEATTTLHVLALLRDLLPCFPAAVVKTCCETLLRVMTLSHVLVTACAMQAFHSLFSAQASMACLPAELNAQIITALYDYVPSTSDLQPLMTWLSTMERAHINLGRLQKDLCWAHLPRLFSATMNCFLSPHSQVVVAAAQTLETLLSECIAPHMEDLGTISASAPAPAAYLCKMFRSVEEGLTYRFHAAWDEVLRVLEIFFETCGKQCHPIMRKCLQSLCDLRLSPHFPYTTEVDQAVGAALSTMGPEVLLEAVPLEIDGKEETLDFPRSWLLPVLRDYVQGARLGFFTSYFLPLAATLKSRALEFTQAGKSVEAKIYDTLQWQVWTLLPGFCTHPTDVLEAFKGLARTLGMAISERPDLRPTVCQALRTLIHKGCETDAERAEVGRFAKNFLPILFNVYSQPEEDGGNSAQRRSVLDTVRAYLTITDPQMVCGFLQKASMKLTSPESSEFARLSILDLVVAMAPYADEQSLGSLYRTIQPSLQSKEHSMQKKAYRVLEEVCAAPHAPCQAFVHSHLQDLQAVLLDSLKSAASPAKRPRLKCLLHIVKQLSAEHEPFVTALVPEVILCTKEVSVGARKNAFMLLVEMGHAFIRFGPTPQEALQRFLLLVYAGLTGSVTMISCTVLALTRLFFEFKGEWGTGLSVVEQLLQNICLLLASRTRDVVKAALGFLKVTLLLVDTKLLAKHVQTMLEAVGNLSDDMRRHFRMKLRNLFIKFIRKFGFELVKGLLPAEYHKVLVNIRKAEARSRKQRALRQAAADTDEEEVPPVQPRGDSMEEILADSEDEEEEEEERQRSKEWRKQARQKGQAWLKEGEEDEPLNFLDPNVSQRVLATKPGPKRSRGVSHDFQMSEDGRLIIHEEEEEMDNDEAKGADEEMADVLQDVGLRSKKSQKQRFRKEPDDEESEAGTYPQYRAGGSGIHRQLDKEPAFGAEYRSKKGKGDVKKKGQLDPYAYIPLNRARLNRRKRAKMQGQFKGLMKGAQRGAKAGRRNRLKAQRP